In Deinococcus puniceus, one genomic interval encodes:
- a CDS encoding ABC transporter ATP-binding protein, producing MTKQGAPALPAIEVRGLVKRYGSNTILEDVHLTVKAGEVYALTGPNGAGKTTLIRCLTGLAFPTDGEVRLLGRDVHTDGTRARAYLGAVVEAPAKFYPQFTGTQNLQTHANLAAMAPGGRKVSRDRIREVLALLELTRMADRKVQEFSLGQRQRLGVASAILAEPKVLILDEPTSGLDPLGIGLIHRIVTSLATSGCAVILSTHHLREIATYAHTVGILTGGRMVDTVDLRARQAAYRFRVDDPVGAASALERLPFVRRVSTRTPYAIAYLGGESRVPDALAHLSNEGIRVFEASPDHFDLYEYYRERVEQA from the coding sequence GTGACTAAGCAAGGCGCGCCCGCACTTCCGGCCATCGAGGTGCGCGGATTGGTGAAGCGGTACGGTTCCAACACCATCCTCGAAGACGTTCACCTGACCGTAAAGGCGGGCGAAGTGTACGCCCTGACCGGCCCCAACGGTGCAGGCAAAACCACCCTCATTCGCTGTCTCACCGGGCTGGCTTTTCCCACCGACGGCGAGGTGAGGCTCTTGGGGCGCGACGTGCATACCGACGGCACCCGCGCCCGCGCTTATCTGGGCGCAGTCGTGGAGGCTCCGGCCAAGTTTTACCCGCAGTTTACGGGCACGCAGAATCTGCAAACCCACGCCAACCTTGCGGCGATGGCTCCCGGCGGGCGCAAGGTCAGCCGTGACCGAATCCGGGAAGTGCTGGCCCTGCTGGAACTGACCCGCATGGCTGACCGCAAAGTGCAGGAATTCTCGCTGGGGCAGCGGCAACGGCTGGGCGTGGCATCGGCCATTTTGGCTGAACCCAAAGTGTTGATTCTGGACGAACCCACCAGCGGCCTCGATCCCCTCGGCATCGGCCTGATTCACCGGATCGTGACTAGCCTCGCGACTAGCGGGTGCGCCGTGATCCTGAGTACCCACCACTTGCGCGAAATTGCCACCTACGCGCATACGGTGGGCATCCTGACGGGCGGGCGCATGGTCGACACCGTGGATTTGCGGGCGCGGCAGGCGGCATACCGCTTCCGGGTCGACGATCCGGTGGGCGCGGCCTCGGCCCTAGAGCGGCTGCCGTTCGTGCGCCGCGTGAGTACCCGCACGCCCTACGCCATCGCGTACTTGGGCGGAGAATCCCGCGTGCCCGACGCTTTGGCGCATCTCAGCAACGAGGGCATCCGGGTCTTCGAGGCCAGCCCTGACCATTTCGACCTGTACGAGTACTACCGCGAGCGCGTGGAGCAAGCCTGA
- a CDS encoding superoxide dismutase family protein — protein sequence MRALNKLTKRVKWTALGVLTLGLAAAGGAEMAQMMAPATTPLTANAAITDEQGQVRGLATFRQAGSAVAVTVEARGLTPGQHGMHVHDTRKCLPGVDPAVNRVVPFGAAGPHFDPEMSGNHDSPEADNKYGHAGDLPMLTVGADGVGRASFMSDKISLTGMNGILNRTLIIHEKPDDYKSDPSGMTGARVRCGTILRVGLNTRDYPLPGVQTFPEGVAYDAKKGVLYTGSAATGAIYTVNPTSGTVTLFSEGGALGRSSALGLKVDSQSRVWVAGGATGTVSVLSPNGTPVAILDTPKSPNPYINDLAPAADGSVYVTDSTRPVIFRVSPDLKLRAWLDLGNTPIKYGPGINLNGILATPDGRYLLTMQLNTGDLWRIDLRTKAVKKVMGGLTRGDGILLNPADPRTLYVARNAMGVVSKVALSADSGTGALVAEEPLQGLRFPATLTAVGGDVVVTQSQLNKLMGGTPETPFRLTRFKAF from the coding sequence ATGCGGGCACTCAACAAGTTGACTAAACGGGTCAAATGGACAGCGCTAGGCGTCCTCACACTGGGTCTGGCTGCGGCGGGCGGCGCAGAAATGGCGCAGATGATGGCCCCGGCCACGACGCCCCTGACCGCCAACGCCGCCATCACCGACGAGCAGGGACAGGTGCGCGGCCTCGCTACCTTCCGGCAGGCAGGCTCGGCAGTGGCCGTAACGGTAGAAGCGCGGGGGCTGACGCCGGGGCAACACGGCATGCACGTGCATGACACACGCAAATGCCTGCCCGGTGTAGACCCCGCCGTGAACAGGGTGGTGCCGTTCGGCGCGGCTGGCCCCCACTTCGACCCCGAAATGAGCGGCAACCACGACAGTCCCGAGGCCGACAACAAGTACGGGCACGCAGGCGACCTGCCCATGCTGACGGTGGGCGCAGACGGCGTGGGCCGCGCTTCCTTCATGTCCGACAAGATTTCTCTGACGGGCATGAACGGAATTTTGAACCGCACCCTGATTATTCACGAGAAGCCCGACGACTATAAGAGCGACCCATCGGGCATGACGGGCGCACGCGTTCGCTGCGGCACCATTTTGCGCGTTGGCCTGAATACCCGCGACTACCCGCTGCCGGGCGTGCAGACCTTCCCCGAAGGCGTGGCGTATGACGCCAAAAAGGGCGTGCTGTACACGGGCAGTGCTGCCACCGGAGCCATCTATACGGTCAATCCGACCAGCGGCACCGTGACGCTGTTTAGTGAAGGTGGAGCTTTGGGCCGCAGCAGCGCACTGGGCCTGAAGGTAGACAGCCAAAGCCGCGTCTGGGTGGCAGGCGGAGCGACGGGCACGGTCAGTGTGCTGAGTCCGAACGGCACGCCCGTCGCCATTCTGGACACGCCCAAGAGTCCGAACCCGTACATCAACGACCTCGCGCCCGCCGCAGACGGCAGCGTGTACGTCACCGATTCCACCCGCCCCGTCATCTTCCGCGTGTCGCCCGACCTGAAACTGCGCGCGTGGCTGGACTTGGGCAACACGCCCATCAAATATGGCCCCGGCATCAACCTGAACGGTATTCTGGCGACCCCCGATGGCCGTTACCTCCTGACCATGCAGCTGAACACGGGCGACCTGTGGCGCATAGATTTACGAACCAAAGCCGTGAAGAAAGTGATGGGCGGCCTGACCCGTGGCGACGGCATCTTGCTGAATCCCGCCGACCCGCGCACCCTGTACGTGGCCCGCAACGCGATGGGCGTGGTCAGCAAAGTGGCCCTCAGCGCCGATTCGGGCACAGGCGCGCTGGTGGCCGAAGAACCGCTGCAAGGCCTGCGCTTTCCCGCCACCCTGACGGCAGTGGGCGGTGACGTGGTGGTCACGCAGAGCCAACTGAACAAACTGATGGGCGGCACACCCGAAACGCCCTTCCGCCTGACGCGGTTTAAAGCCTTCTAA
- a CDS encoding PQQ-dependent sugar dehydrogenase — MRIPFLTALTAALTFASFGPASSTLAQQPPPALLPPAQPRPVAPPEPPATATVTRNEPTPLEFTTDKLTRLTVPQGFTLSVMATGLGNARMMHVMPDGGMYLTRRQQNDVWYLKDVNNDGKIEAVERKQVAQNLKAAHGLDVKEGKLYVVGEKTIWVMTMAKDGTLSVPRVFADGFPDAGQHPARTIHWGPDGFLYATFGSTNNDAPTLNPEEATMLRISPNGQIREVFARGLRHTIGFGWHPISKTLYGFDQGSDWHGDNIPPEELNVILRGKNYGWPFCYGDKQPDPYVNVGNIPSKITKAEYCAGTQGSTLNYTAHAAAIDAKFYTGTQFPAEFRNDAFVAYRGSWNRSEPSGYEIARVNFDTANKPTAITPFISGFVFEENGEWKQFGRVAGVAQYTDGSLLFTDDQSGVIYRVRYTGGN, encoded by the coding sequence ATGCGTATACCCTTTCTGACCGCTCTGACGGCGGCCCTTACTTTTGCCAGCTTTGGCCCAGCTTCCAGCACCCTTGCCCAGCAACCGCCCCCAGCCCTGTTGCCGCCCGCCCAGCCGCGCCCGGTTGCGCCGCCCGAGCCACCCGCCACCGCCACTGTGACCCGCAACGAGCCGACGCCGCTGGAATTTACGACGGACAAACTGACCCGCCTGACCGTGCCGCAGGGCTTTACCCTCAGCGTGATGGCGACGGGACTGGGTAACGCCCGCATGATGCACGTGATGCCCGACGGGGGCATGTACCTGACGCGCCGCCAGCAAAACGATGTGTGGTACCTGAAAGACGTGAACAACGACGGCAAGATTGAGGCCGTGGAGCGCAAGCAGGTGGCCCAGAACCTCAAGGCCGCGCACGGGCTGGACGTGAAAGAAGGCAAATTGTACGTGGTGGGCGAGAAAACCATTTGGGTCATGACGATGGCGAAGGACGGCACCCTCAGCGTGCCCCGCGTGTTTGCCGACGGCTTCCCCGACGCGGGCCAGCACCCGGCACGCACGATCCACTGGGGGCCGGACGGCTTCCTGTACGCCACCTTCGGGTCGACCAACAACGACGCGCCTACCCTGAACCCCGAGGAAGCGACGATGCTGCGAATCAGCCCCAACGGTCAGATTCGGGAAGTGTTCGCGCGGGGCCTGCGTCACACCATCGGCTTCGGCTGGCACCCCATTTCCAAGACCCTGTACGGCTTCGATCAGGGCAGCGACTGGCACGGCGACAACATCCCGCCCGAAGAACTGAACGTGATCCTGCGCGGCAAAAACTACGGCTGGCCCTTTTGCTACGGCGACAAGCAGCCCGATCCCTACGTGAACGTGGGCAACATTCCCAGCAAGATCACCAAGGCCGAATACTGCGCGGGCACGCAGGGCAGCACCCTGAATTACACGGCGCACGCGGCAGCCATTGACGCCAAGTTCTACACGGGCACGCAGTTTCCCGCCGAATTCCGCAACGACGCCTTCGTGGCCTACCGGGGATCGTGGAACCGTTCGGAACCCAGCGGCTACGAAATTGCCCGAGTAAACTTCGACACCGCCAACAAGCCCACCGCCATCACGCCCTTTATTTCGGGCTTCGTGTTCGAGGAAAACGGCGAGTGGAAGCAGTTTGGCCGGGTGGCAGGGGTTGCGCAGTACACCGACGGCAGCTTGCTGTTTACCGACGACCAGAGCGGCGTGATTTACCGTGTGCGCTACACCGGGGGGAACTGA
- a CDS encoding 1,4-dihydroxy-6-naphthoate synthase has protein sequence MTAPAPAVLQLGYSFCPNDTFIFHALHAGLTPSPVPVQEVLEDVQTLNDWAVQGRLPITKISYRAYFGVMDRYVALRAGGALGRGVGPLVVARNGAAATDLNGKVVASPGALTTAELLLRAVYPDVKVLRMRYDAVMPAVEYGEWEGQPVDAGLIIHESRFTYPQHGLGKVLDLGAWWEGETGLPLPLGAILVRRDLPAELQWSLNTAVRQSLDYAYAHPQAATEYIRAHAAEMSDEVMRAHIDLYVNEFSLDVGEEGERAVQELHRRARAVGAVPDSDLPLFVSSGS, from the coding sequence ATGACCGCCCCCGCTCCCGCCGTCCTTCAACTGGGTTACTCGTTTTGCCCCAACGACACGTTTATTTTCCACGCCCTGCACGCGGGCCTTACGCCGTCGCCTGTGCCCGTGCAAGAGGTATTGGAAGACGTGCAGACGCTAAACGACTGGGCCGTGCAAGGCCGCCTGCCCATCACCAAAATCAGTTACCGCGCCTATTTTGGCGTGATGGACAGGTACGTGGCGCTGCGGGCGGGCGGCGCACTGGGCCGGGGCGTGGGGCCGCTGGTGGTGGCGCGGAATGGAGCGGCTGCTACGGATTTAAATGGAAAGGTAGTGGCTTCTCCTGGCGCACTGACCACCGCCGAACTGCTGCTACGGGCCGTCTACCCAGACGTGAAGGTGCTGAGAATGCGCTACGACGCCGTGATGCCCGCCGTGGAGTACGGGGAATGGGAAGGCCAACCCGTAGACGCGGGCCTGATCATTCACGAGTCGCGCTTTACCTACCCGCAGCACGGCCTAGGCAAAGTGCTGGACTTGGGCGCGTGGTGGGAAGGCGAAACCGGGTTGCCGCTGCCGCTCGGCGCAATCTTGGTACGCCGTGACCTGCCCGCCGAATTGCAATGGAGCCTGAATACCGCTGTGCGCCAGAGTTTGGACTATGCCTACGCCCACCCGCAGGCCGCCACCGAGTACATCCGCGCCCACGCCGCCGAAATGTCGGACGAAGTGATGCGGGCGCACATAGACCTGTACGTGAATGAATTCAGCTTGGATGTGGGCGAGGAAGGCGAACGCGCCGTACAGGAGTTGCACCGCCGCGCCAGAGCTGTGGGGGCAGTTCCAGATTCAGATTTGCCCTTGTTCGTTTCTTCTGGCTCCTGA
- a CDS encoding DUF6174 domain-containing protein gives MMRSVLLAVLTLSLSACMNKPVAATSGGAEPQPQPQTQPAACVDSYTRPDFARLNADLGAARTRWQAAAPSTYAYDFAQYALPVRFPAVRVTVSGGAVQSVAVKAGEQGEPSAQARATVEDLFQNIADALAYQQGQPCPEIEAEYDAQDGHPTRLFSGTEEANVADGEGEWNVTGFERR, from the coding sequence ATGATGCGTTCCGTGTTGCTGGCCGTGCTGACGCTGAGTCTGAGCGCGTGCATGAATAAACCTGTTGCGGCAACTTCCGGCGGCGCGGAACCACAGCCCCAACCACAAACGCAGCCCGCCGCCTGCGTAGATAGCTACACCCGCCCCGATTTCGCCCGCCTGAACGCCGATCTGGGTGCCGCCCGTACCCGCTGGCAGGCTGCCGCCCCCTCCACCTACGCCTACGATTTTGCCCAGTACGCCTTGCCTGTGCGCTTTCCCGCCGTGCGCGTCACCGTCAGCGGCGGGGCGGTGCAGAGTGTGGCCGTCAAAGCAGGCGAGCAGGGTGAACCCTCGGCGCAGGCCCGCGCCACCGTCGAAGACCTCTTTCAGAATATTGCCGACGCTTTGGCCTATCAGCAGGGGCAGCCTTGCCCGGAGATAGAGGCCGAATATGACGCGCAGGATGGGCATCCGACGCGGTTGTTTAGCGGTACGGAGGAAGCGAATGTGGCCGATGGGGAAGGGGAGTGGAATGTGACGGGGTTTGAGCGGCGTTGA
- a CDS encoding aminotransferase class IV: MNILPAGLDDAAWLHGASAFTTVRTRQGAALNWPAHWARLAGTCTFLGLPAPETELPALEAFAWGLLRVTVTAGGTFALHRPLTPGPRPVAGVRVVLTDIQPHPQLAAHKTGNYLPYRLAAQQAAAAGVFEGWLLDATGHVVDGSRTSPLLEIGGRLVLPAGGLPGLTRAAFVQGQDFETRPVSAAEPSEVSRAWICGAGVGIVPVQEITGPGLRLSLPVQWPETEDWELVWPGEEMV; the protein is encoded by the coding sequence GTGAACATCTTGCCTGCTGGCTTGGACGATGCGGCTTGGCTGCATGGGGCTTCGGCGTTTACAACTGTTCGGACACGGCAGGGCGCGGCGTTGAACTGGCCTGCACATTGGGCGCGGCTGGCAGGCACTTGCACGTTTCTGGGCCTGCCCGCACCTGAAACCGAGTTGCCAGCGCTGGAAGCTTTCGCGTGGGGCTTATTACGCGTCACAGTCACGGCAGGCGGCACCTTCGCCCTGCACCGCCCGCTGACCCCCGGCCCGCGCCCTGTTGCTGGCGTCCGGGTTGTCCTCACCGACATTCAGCCGCACCCGCAATTGGCCGCGCACAAAACCGGAAATTATCTGCCCTACCGCCTCGCCGCGCAGCAAGCCGCTGCCGCAGGAGTGTTTGAGGGTTGGTTGCTAGATGCAACTGGTCACGTCGTAGACGGCTCGCGCACCTCGCCTTTGCTGGAAATCGGCGGGCGACTGGTTCTTCCGGCGGGCGGCTTACCGGGCCTCACCCGCGCCGCCTTTGTACAGGGGCAGGACTTCGAGACGCGGCCCGTGTCTGCCGCCGAACCGTCCGAAGTCAGCCGCGCCTGGATTTGCGGCGCGGGCGTGGGCATCGTGCCCGTGCAGGAAATCACGGGGCCAGGGCTGCGGCTGAGTTTGCCCGTGCAGTGGCCGGAAACGGAGGATTGGGAATTGGTGTGGCCGGGGGAGGAGATGGTCTAA
- a CDS encoding chorismate-binding protein — translation MHAPGIALLESLGPEVDYGRFSYLSAWPARAQTELPERPSGGELFPAWLGGLKYEAAREFGLETHDSDGAAGWWGFYPSGLVWDRQAGTLTVVGEAGHVDWAAVLAHAPAPIPALHVGPFGADDVAYPDGVRAVQELIRAGEVYQVNLSRGVRAAAAGDPLAAYLRLRDVNPSPFMAFLEMGNETVVSCSPERLVLWEGDRLSARPIAGTRRRGDTPAEDAALEAELRASAKEQAEHTMLVDLVRHDLGAVAAAGTVSVPDLMLVERYSHVMHLVSEVTATARPGIGLRDVLAATFPGGTITGAPKPRVMEAIRALEPGPRGWYTGGVGILSGARVDLNILIRTAAFVRDTDGWTVTVRAGGGTVIDADADAEARETVHKAQALLGVLADVPGRAAQAPALPAKGRAWQAPNASAAVGAGLRVLLLDNRDSFTWNLAHDLRALGAEVNVHSQDEQPEALLATRPDAVLIGPGPGTPDSSGCTLALTRLCLERQIPLLGVCLGHQALGQVLGGNVERAAPVHGRPEAVQHAGTGLFAGILDGAEFGRYHSLVVRGLPPKLITARSADSSEIMALQAQNLPAWGVQFHPESILSPFGRVLLGNWLKGSRAWLVDRGSGENL, via the coding sequence ATGCATGCCCCCGGCATTGCCCTGCTGGAATCGCTGGGGCCAGAGGTGGATTACGGGCGCTTTTCGTACCTCAGCGCGTGGCCTGCGCGGGCGCAAACCGAACTCCCCGAACGGCCCAGCGGCGGTGAATTGTTTCCGGCGTGGTTAGGCGGCCTGAAGTACGAGGCGGCGCGGGAATTTGGGCTGGAAACTCACGACTCGGACGGCGCGGCGGGGTGGTGGGGCTTCTATCCCAGCGGGTTGGTGTGGGACAGACAGGCGGGCACGCTGACGGTGGTGGGCGAGGCGGGGCATGTGGACTGGGCGGCAGTGTTGGCCCACGCCCCGGCTCCCATCCCGGCGCTGCATGTGGGGCCATTCGGGGCCGATGACGTGGCGTACCCGGACGGTGTGCGGGCCGTGCAGGAGCTGATCCGGGCGGGTGAGGTCTATCAGGTGAACCTGTCGCGGGGGGTGCGGGCGGCGGCGGCGGGCGATCCGTTGGCGGCCTACCTGCGCCTGCGGGACGTGAATCCCAGCCCTTTCATGGCGTTCTTGGAGATGGGGAATGAGACGGTGGTGTCGTGCAGCCCGGAACGCTTGGTGCTGTGGGAGGGCGATAGATTGTCGGCCCGCCCGATTGCGGGCACGCGGCGGCGCGGCGACACGCCCGCAGAAGACGCCGCACTGGAAGCCGAACTGCGGGCCAGCGCCAAAGAACAGGCCGAACACACGATGCTGGTCGATTTGGTGCGCCACGATCTGGGCGCGGTGGCGGCGGCTGGCACGGTCTCGGTGCCCGATCTGATGCTGGTGGAACGCTACAGCCACGTCATGCATCTGGTGTCGGAAGTGACGGCTACCGCCCGCCCCGGAATTGGCTTGCGCGACGTGCTGGCTGCCACTTTTCCCGGCGGCACGATCACAGGCGCACCCAAACCCCGCGTGATGGAAGCGATTCGGGCGCTGGAGCCGGGGCCGCGTGGCTGGTATACGGGCGGCGTGGGCATTTTGTCGGGGGCGCGGGTAGACCTGAATATCCTGATCCGAACGGCGGCGTTTGTGCGAGATACAGACGGCTGGACGGTGACGGTACGCGCAGGCGGAGGCACGGTCATAGATGCCGACGCCGACGCCGAAGCACGGGAAACGGTACACAAGGCTCAGGCGCTGCTGGGCGTGCTGGCCGATGTGCCGGGGCGAGCGGCGCAGGCTCCAGCATTACCAGCAAAGGGGCGGGCGTGGCAGGCTCCCAACGCGAGTGCCGCTGTGGGCGCGGGCCTGCGCGTGCTGCTGCTGGACAACCGCGATTCCTTCACTTGGAATCTGGCCCACGACTTGCGGGCGCTGGGCGCAGAGGTCAATGTGCACTCGCAGGACGAACAGCCTGAAGCGCTGCTGGCAACTCGCCCTGACGCCGTGCTGATCGGCCCCGGCCCCGGCACGCCCGATTCCAGCGGCTGCACGTTGGCTCTGACCCGGCTGTGTCTGGAACGCCAGATTCCGCTGCTGGGCGTGTGCCTCGGGCATCAGGCGTTGGGGCAAGTGTTGGGGGGCAACGTGGAACGGGCCGCGCCTGTGCATGGCCGCCCGGAAGCTGTGCAACACGCGGGAACGGGGCTGTTCGCGGGGATTCTGGACGGCGCAGAATTTGGCCGGTATCACTCGCTGGTGGTGCGTGGCCTTCCACCCAAACTGATCACCGCCCGCAGCGCCGACAGTTCGGAAATCATGGCCCTGCAAGCCCAAAACTTACCCGCGTGGGGCGTGCAATTTCACCCCGAAAGCATTCTGAGTCCGTTTGGACGGGTGCTGCTGGGCAATTGGCTGAAGGGAAGCCGAGCGTGGTTGGTGGATCGTGGATCGGGGGAGAACCTGTGA
- a CDS encoding RrF2 family transcriptional regulator translates to MWVSTKAQYGLRALIEIGRRGGEAVPLKDVAERQGLSQHYLEQIASNLRRAGFIRSIRGAHGGYRLARAASAINAYDVVTAMEGSIAPVSCVEDNHVCDSQNVCGTQDLWYRVDAALRDVLGGTSLADLIEQSDRQQHARLVQLEPMRPDVLGLGS, encoded by the coding sequence ATGTGGGTCTCAACCAAAGCGCAATACGGACTTCGTGCCCTGATTGAGATAGGCCGCCGGGGCGGTGAGGCTGTGCCGCTTAAGGATGTGGCCGAGCGCCAAGGCCTCAGCCAACACTATCTGGAGCAGATCGCCAGCAATTTGCGCCGGGCCGGGTTTATTCGCAGTATTCGCGGCGCACACGGCGGTTACCGTCTGGCGCGGGCGGCGTCGGCCATCAATGCCTACGATGTGGTCACGGCGATGGAAGGCAGCATTGCCCCAGTGTCCTGCGTAGAGGACAACCACGTGTGCGACAGCCAGAACGTGTGCGGCACGCAAGACCTGTGGTACCGCGTAGATGCTGCCCTACGCGACGTATTGGGCGGCACTTCGCTGGCCGATCTGATCGAGCAGAGTGACCGCCAACAGCACGCCCGCTTGGTGCAACTGGAACCTATGCGGCCTGATGTGTTGGGGCTGGGTAGCTAG
- a CDS encoding N-acyl homoserine lactonase family protein — translation MSQTAVKRLYMMQVGNMPQYQIPIVCYLVQMEDGHNILIDTGLPEIIPEEGSDFENGQNVTVQLASIGLTPDDIDTVISTHYDLDHAGRHAAFKEAQYVVQRVHHLDAATNPRFAATRPEWDQPSERIRLVDGDMELLPGLELIETSGHVLGHQSVLVRLPKTGTVLLPIDAVSLGKDFSRDEHADGSNPDAEAIRISTVKLLDLVEREQIGLVIFGHDQAQWAGLKTLPEYYD, via the coding sequence ATGAGCCAGACCGCCGTAAAGCGTTTGTATATGATGCAGGTGGGAAACATGCCGCAGTACCAGATTCCGATTGTGTGCTACTTGGTGCAGATGGAGGACGGCCACAACATTCTGATCGACACTGGCCTCCCAGAGATCATCCCAGAAGAAGGCTCCGACTTCGAGAATGGGCAGAACGTGACCGTGCAGTTGGCGAGCATCGGCCTGACACCGGACGACATTGATACCGTCATTTCGACGCATTACGATCTTGACCACGCCGGAAGACACGCGGCCTTCAAGGAAGCGCAGTACGTAGTTCAGCGTGTGCATCATCTAGACGCGGCGACCAATCCCCGTTTTGCGGCCACACGGCCCGAATGGGATCAGCCCTCAGAGCGAATCCGACTGGTGGATGGGGACATGGAACTGCTGCCGGGGCTAGAGCTGATCGAAACGAGCGGGCACGTACTGGGGCACCAATCGGTGCTGGTGCGGCTGCCCAAGACAGGGACGGTGTTGTTGCCTATCGACGCGGTTTCCTTGGGCAAAGACTTCAGCCGTGACGAGCATGCTGACGGCAGCAATCCGGACGCCGAGGCAATCCGCATCAGCACCGTCAAGCTGCTTGATCTGGTGGAACGCGAGCAGATCGGGCTGGTCATTTTCGGGCATGACCAAGCACAGTGGGCAGGGCTGAAGACGCTGCCGGAGTATTACGATTGA
- a CDS encoding DUF952 domain-containing protein, with protein sequence MIVHITTRSAWAEAQHVGHYSHPSLVADGYIHCSTPTAEQVIAVANAYFLGQPDLLLLHINPERLTSTLKSEEYEDSGLFFPHVYGTINLDAVVRVSDFRPAPDGLFSLSNLAGATETL encoded by the coding sequence ATGATCGTTCATATCACCACCCGCTCAGCTTGGGCGGAGGCACAGCACGTCGGCCACTATAGCCATCCCAGTCTGGTTGCAGACGGATACATTCATTGCTCTACGCCGACTGCCGAGCAGGTTATCGCCGTTGCCAACGCCTATTTTTTGGGCCAGCCTGACCTATTGTTACTGCACATCAATCCCGAACGACTAACCTCAACACTCAAGTCCGAGGAATACGAAGACAGTGGGCTGTTTTTCCCGCATGTCTACGGCACCATCAATCTGGACGCCGTAGTCCGGGTGTCCGACTTTCGGCCCGCGCCAGATGGATTGTTCTCACTTTCCAACTTGGCCGGAGCGACTGAAACCCTGTGA
- a CDS encoding quinone-dependent dihydroorotate dehydrogenase: MYRQALRPLLFRLDAEDAHHLSLNMLEAASRLPLWPALVRGVTLPGTVQPQLTQTLWGRTFASPVGLAAGLDKNGVAVPAFGAMGFGFLEVGTVTPLPQPGNPRPRLFRLPSDGALINRMGFNNAGAEALRGRLAGGIRPVPVWVNIGKNKDTPNEEAAQDYLKCVRALHAVADGFVINVSSPNTPGLRALQEAAGLAALVRVVQEEVERLSGGEAGRVRGGRRAPPVLVKLAPDLHPADFEASVNAVQDAGADGLIISNTTLNRTGLTHGHAAEAGGLSGIPLALRSTALIRDAYRQTRGRLPIVGVGGIFTPAEAYAKIRAGASLIELYTGLIYEGPLLPARLNRTLAQYLQRDGFKTVAEAVGE, encoded by the coding sequence GTGTACCGCCAAGCCCTCCGCCCGCTGCTGTTTCGTCTGGATGCCGAGGACGCGCATCACCTGAGCCTGAATATGTTGGAGGCGGCCTCCCGGCTTCCGCTGTGGCCTGCGCTGGTACGCGGAGTCACGCTGCCCGGAACGGTGCAACCGCAGTTGACGCAAACGCTGTGGGGGCGCACCTTCGCCTCTCCGGTGGGGCTGGCGGCGGGGCTGGACAAGAACGGTGTGGCGGTTCCGGCCTTTGGCGCGATGGGCTTTGGTTTTCTGGAAGTGGGCACAGTCACACCGCTGCCGCAGCCCGGCAACCCGCGCCCGCGCCTGTTCCGTCTGCCATCCGACGGGGCTCTGATCAACCGGATGGGCTTCAACAATGCCGGGGCAGAGGCCTTGCGCGGGCGTCTGGCGGGGGGAATACGGCCTGTGCCCGTGTGGGTCAATATCGGCAAAAACAAAGACACGCCCAACGAAGAAGCCGCGCAGGACTACCTTAAATGTGTGCGGGCGCTGCACGCGGTGGCCGACGGGTTTGTCATCAATGTGAGCAGCCCCAATACGCCGGGTCTGCGGGCGCTGCAAGAGGCGGCGGGCTTGGCGGCGCTGGTGCGTGTTGTGCAGGAAGAAGTGGAACGGCTGAGCGGGGGTGAGGCGGGGCGGGTGCGAGGGGGCCGCCGCGCTCCGCCTGTGCTGGTGAAGCTGGCCCCTGACCTGCACCCCGCCGACTTCGAGGCCAGCGTCAACGCCGTGCAGGACGCGGGTGCAGACGGTCTGATCATCAGTAACACGACGCTGAACCGCACCGGACTGACCCACGGCCACGCTGCCGAAGCGGGCGGCCTCAGCGGGATTCCGTTGGCCCTCCGCAGCACCGCGCTGATTCGTGATGCCTACCGCCAAACGCGGGGCCGCCTGCCGATTGTGGGTGTGGGCGGCATTTTTACCCCTGCTGAGGCTTACGCCAAAATCCGCGCCGGGGCCAGCCTGATCGAGCTGTATACCGGCCTAATCTACGAAGGCCCGTTGCTGCCCGCCCGCCTGAACCGCACGCTAGCGCAGTATTTGCAGCGCGACGGGTTTAAGACGGTGGCGGAAGCGGTGGGGGAGTAG